In Aegilops tauschii subsp. strangulata cultivar AL8/78 chromosome 3, Aet v6.0, whole genome shotgun sequence, one genomic interval encodes:
- the LOC109771274 gene encoding uncharacterized protein: protein MKMKQTKKTSAPSPGKQEEAVAPGGFRKGPWTEQEDMKLAWFVRLFGERRWDFLAKVSGLNRTGKSCRLRWVNYLHPDLKRGRMSPDEERLVVDLHARWGNRWSRIAKAMPGRTDNEIKNYWRTHTRKLHKDTRAASAASASTSMSAASPGTTSSSSSSTIDNDNNSHHGHRDQETAASQEQADHQLLYTAGIGMDSHLLWNDAIMDSYAWGAAVPSMIVPPPSSPVWDYCCSDSLWGIGDDEVEYKKMLAVAGAS, encoded by the exons ATGAAGATGAAGCAGACGAAGAAGACGTCGGCGCCGTCGCCGGGCAAGCAGGAGGAAGCAGTTGCACCCGGGGGTTTCCGGAAGGGGCCATGGACGGAGCAGGAGGACATGAAGCTGGCGTGGTTCGTGCGGCTCTTCGGCGAGCGCCGCTGGGATTTCTTAGCTAAGGTGTCAG GTCTCAACCGGACGGGGAAGAGCTGCCGGCTCCGGTGGGTCAACTACCTGCACCCGGACCTGAAGCGCGGCCGGATGAGCCCCGACgaggagcgcctcgtcgtcgaCCTCCACGCCCGCTGGGGCAACCGCTGGTCCCGCATCGCCAAGGCCATGCCGGGGCGCACCGACAACGAGATCAAGAACTACTGGCGCACCCACACCCGCAAGCTCCACAAGGACACGCGCGCCGCCTCTGCTGCTTCGGCCTCCACGTCCATGTCTGCGGCGTCTCCGGGCACCACGTCCAGCTCCTCCTCTTCAACGATCGACAACGACAACAACTCGCATCACGGCCACCGCGACCAAGAGACGGCGGCCAGCCAGGAACAAGCGGATCACCAGCTGCTCTACACCGCCGGTATCGGCATGGACAGCCACCTCCTTTGGAACGACGCCATCATGGACTCCTACGCATGGGGAGCGGCCGTCCCGTCCATGATAGTGCCGCCGCCTTCATCGCCAGTGTGGGACTACTGCTGCTCGGATTCGCTGTGGGGGATAGGCGACGACGAGGTCGAGTACAAGAAGATGCTTGCCGTCGCCGGTGCCTCATGA